The window TCAGCGTCTCAAAGCTCTGCGTAATGCTGGCCTCACCGGAATAGGCCGACATGGTGCTACCCAGCTCTACCTTGATCCGGCGCACCGCCTTATAGGCCAGCCCAGTCACGCCCGTATCGGCCACATAAATCGCCGCCTTCACGGCCCCAGGCGGTGCAATGACAGTGACGCGCGACCGTTGATCCAACGTAGTCGGGAAGCTGGTCCCGCGAATTGCTTGCGCCGTTGCGCTATATCCGACGCTCGGCAGAATGGCGCCGCTCGCGTCTCGCCAAGTCAAACCTACGTAGTAAATACCGGTATCGGCAATGAAGTACAGATCGGCGGACGGTGTATAGGTTTCACCGGGCGTCACGTCGAACAGCGGCCCATGCATATAGCTGTCAACGGATGAATAAACGTGAGCAGGCTGGCCCGCTGGGTTCAGGGCAAAGCCCGCGCCACTATATCCTGCTAGACCGTCTTCGAAGCCGCCGTTTGGCGCAAGATTGGCGCTCGATGCGGTGACGGTGGTCGTCAGGGTTGCCACCTGCCCGGAAAGCGTGCCAGTCGTGGATTGCAGCGTCGTGATCGATGCCCCTTGCGCGCTGACCGTCGATTCGAGCGTTGACTGCGCGCCCTGCAGGGTCGTGATCGCGGTCGCGTTCAGGCTGATGTTAGCGTTGGCCGTCGACAGGTCGGTCGTGATCTGCGCGACGTCCGTGTCGAGCGTGTCGATCGCCAGTTGCTGCGTTTCGATCGAGGTCTCGGCCGCGCCTACACGCGTGGTGATGCTGGCAAGGTCGCCTTCGACATTGCTTACGGCGGTCCACAGCGAACTGATCCCGGAGTTCGCGGTGGCAATACCGGTTTCGAGCGTGGAGATGTCGCCTTCGGCTGCGAGGATGCGCGCCTCAAGCTCGTCGATCGGGACGCTGATCGTGCCCTCGATCTCGTCGATCCGCTCCTCGGCCTCCGCAATGGCGATCAACGCGGCGGCGGTGTCAGCCTGCAACTGCGCCAATTCGGCCGCTTCATCGGGCGCCATGCCGAAGGTCGCGCCAGGTTCGGCCGGCTTGAGCGCCTCGATCGTCGTCCCGTCGGCATATTCGACAGAGCCGTCATAGAGCGCGCGTATGTAGGGTGCGTTGGTCGGATCGTAGCGGGTGGGCGGCGCGGCCTCGACGCCGGCGCGGTCGTCCTGCTCCCAGCGGTATATCTCGTTCGATTCCTCGCGCAGCACCATCGGACAGGAGCCGGTGATCGAGATAAGCTGCGCCTCGACGCGGAACGGCTTGTTCACCCATCCTGCGGCGGAAAGGGTAACGCGCACGATGTCCCCGACTTTGGCATTCCACGCGCGGGCGCCGAACTCGGCCGAGAACTTGCCGCGATACTGGCGGCGCTGCAGAACCTGCTTGGCGATGCGCTGGGCGCGTGCCACGCCATCGATCAGCGGCAGATCGAGCGGGAGGACGCGATCGACGCCATCGTTTGCGGCGATCCGGACTTCGGGATAGTCCACAAGCTGATAGAGGCTGTTCGCCGACGGGTCGACGTAGCGACCGCGCACGACGTTGTAAGTCTGTTCCAGATCCTCGACGGGTTCCCAGGTGCCGGGGCCGAGGATGTCATCGTCGGTCAAGTCGACGGCGACGTCCGCAAGGTCGTTGTGGCGGACGATAAGCTCGAGTTTGCCGCCCGCGTCGCGGATCGCTCCGTTGCACGCGGTGCATTGCGCATCTAGGACAGCGGCGGGCTCCATGTCCTCGCCAAAGACACCGGCACCGGTGTATCGCTTTTCCGTCGAGCCGTCGGCGCGCAGGATGTCCTCGTCGCACAGGTTGGCGGCGGTGATGTAGCTGGCGAGGTTAATGCGCTGGGGCGGGGTGCCGGGTCCGACCGATAGCTTGCCGTTGATCCGCCAGCCCAGCTGATAGGTCAGCGTCTGCAGCGCAAGGTTCCGGCCTTGGCCCAACCCGCTCGCCGTGAACGCCCAGGTCGACTGATCATTGGCGCGCTGCGAACCCGATCCGCCGGGGACGGTGCTATCGAACCGCGGATCATAGACGGGAGCGCCGTTGCCCACGATCGTGAGGCGCGAGGACAGGCCCGAGACGAACGGGCTTTCCGCCTTCTTCGAGTTGCCCGTTCGCTTGATGCGAACGTGGATGTAGGCGCAGCCGGTGAGGCGCCGGGTCGATCCCCACTTTAGGCCGCCATTGATGGGAACGGTGTTGAGCGCGTTGCCTTCAAGGACGGGGGTTACGGTCAGATAGCCCGCATACTTGCCCTGCGGCCCCGTTCCCGGCGTCCACGCGAGGAGGTCGTCGATCCATAGCTCGTCGATCGAATCCACGCGGTGGGCGGCACAGGCGATGATGTAATCGACATATTCCTGATCGGTGCCGCTTGGCTCGACGTAGCGGATGTCCGAGCCGAAAGGGCCGCGGCCGAAGACGAACTTGCGCGACGCACTCGGATTGATCGAGGCGCTAAGGCGATCGAGTTGGGATAAGGTGGCCTTGGGAGATTTAGGACCAAGGGCTCCGCCCGCCACGCCGAGCGCCGCAGTCACGCCGAGTGATGTGACCGCCGTGACAAACCCCGAGCCGATCGCAACGGCCGTGGCGGCGCTTGCCGACGTGCCGAGGAAGACCGACGCGCTGATCGCCTGACCGACGCCGGGAATGACATTCACGGCGATTGCGCCCGCGATCAGGAGCGGGGTAAGAACCTTCTTCGACATTATCGCAGACCGCAGCGCATGGCGGCAAGATGGTGGTATCGGGCACTACGTCCCGTTACCGCCGTCACATCGGCGTGAAGCGGGCGGGCCGTATGTTAGGCGGCGGGAGTTAAGACAGAATGCGTCGACTTTTGCTACTTGCCGCTATCCCCGTCGTCACAGCAGCTGATGCCCCTCCGCGCACGATCGATTTGGTCCTGAACACGGCGCAAACGATCGAGATCGTTCAGGCATGCATCCAGCGCGATCTCAGCCGCAGCGCCACGGTTAATGCTATCCCGGCCCCTGACGGTGTTGATCTCGATGTCCAAATGCGGGGCTTCATAGCGCCCCCAGGGAAGGCTTTCGCGAGCTTCCAGCTTCGCCGAACCGGCGAACGCACAGCCTTCACTGTCGCATATCGCCATCCTTGGTCCGCCAAGGCCGCCACTAAATTGCTGAACGAAGTAGGTCGGAAATGCGCGCCCGACGCTTTCCAGACTAAGTAACCCGCCAAGCGCCTTCCCATTGAGCACGGGGAACGCGGACCAAGCCTTCGGGCTCGCCTTCGACGTTGCCGACGAAATAGGCGAAGTCGGTCATGGCAACGCCCGTCGATCCCTCGAAAAGCACGATGTCACCACGGCGGGCGAGGGCGGGCGGGATTTGATCGCCCAGCTTGGCGGTTACGAGTGCTGGGATGCTGTCGAACCCGATCTCGCGCAGGAGGCGAATGCCCGACGCCATCGATCGGTATTTCCGCCGCAGCCCGCGCGCGTAATCGGTGCCGGTCATGGCCTTCACGGCATTGGCGGCGTGCATCATGCAATCATGCGAGCCAAAGGCATAGCGCTTCGTGCGGACGCTATCGAGATAGTCCGCCAGGCGATGCTCCCAATCTACCCGGCGCGTCATTGGAAAGCGTTCCACAGGCCGCCGGTGGGCAGGTTGAGGCCCATGCCCGACGCGGCGAGGTTGTTCGTCTCGGTCCCGTTTGCGATCGCCACCGATGCCTCTGCCGACAGATCGCCGCTATCGAACTCAGTCTGCGAGAGGTAGGATCGCCCCGAAGCCTGGGTGAGCGAAGCGAGGTACGTTTCCGCACTCAAGCTGATCGTCGAGCTTTCCCGGCCGAACTGGAATGTCGGCGTCGACATGTAGCCGGTAAAGTAGGGATCGGGGCGCCCATACATGGCGAGTGTGGGGCTGAACATCGCGCGCCACAGCCGCACGACCCGGCCGCGCCACTTCGACACGTCGCCGATCACGTTCATAAGGTCGGTATCCAGCCCGATCAGGCCCGAGAGCGTGAAGGTCACGGTTTCAGCCCCGCGCTCGTTCATCTGCACATCGCTGACGTTGATCGGCTGATTGTCAACCGGGCTATAGGTGAAGCCGTCGAGATCCCCGTCGCCGGTGCCCGAGAATGCCACACCATAGGGGAAATCGGTGAGGCGCATCGGGCCGTCGGCGAAGTCGAGCAGGGCAAAGCGGAACGGCCGGATGACGGGCTGATCAAGCGCGGCGCTATGAGCGGGATCGAGCGCCATTTAGAACGCCTCCTCCACCATGAACCCCGGCACGGTCCAGTCACCGTCGTCGTTCCACGGATCGGAGTTGTCGATGATGCTCGTCTCATCCTGCGCCAGCGAGACGAGGGCATACGGGAGGCTGACTTCGACGATCGCGTTGTCCGCGACAGGTGCGCGCAGCCAGCGGTCAAAGGTGAGCGTCGCAGCACCACCCACCGGGTTCACGTCTGCCATGAGCCGCATCAGCTGATCGTTGACGGTGATATACTGGCCGGCCTTTAGCCCGGCCGCTCCCCAGCCATCGGTGTTTAGGCTGAACCCGATCTGGCCGCCGCCGTTCGCGCGCACCGTGATGCCGGTGATCTGGGGCTTGCGAACCGCGATCAGGCGGAAGCTATTGCCCCGACCCTTGAGTGCGCCGAAGAACGCATTCCACGCCCAAAAGTGCTCGTCCTTGTCGAGATTGAAGCTGGCCACCTCCGCCATCCAGCGGGGCGCTGCGGGAAGCTCCGTCACCTTGCGATGGCTGGTCCATTCAGACTTGTTCACCTGTGTGGGGGCGTTGTAGCGCCAGCCCTTTCCGATAATCGTGGGGCAGGTGGGGAGTATAATGACCGCCATCAGCCAAGGCTCCCCGGCAGGCGGGGGCGCTGCAGTGTGCGCATCGTGCCGGACTGCGCAGCCGATGCCGCAACCCGGCCCACCTCAATCGCCTGCTGTCCCGATCGCGCAAGGATCATCTCGGCGAACTGGTCATTCATGACCGCACCCTTCGCGTCGACCTGAATTGTCTGCATGACAGTGACGCCGCCACCGGGCCGCGCGGCGTTCATCCTTCCGAGCGGGATGACGTGCCCAGCCCCCAGCGGTTGCCAGCCCTCGACACGCCCTGGCGCGGCGCTTTCGTTCACGCGCACCATCTGCCCGCCGGCCGTGTATCCGCCCGAGGCCCGGCCGAAGAACGATCCCGCCACCGACGAGAATGCCGACGACAGGTTGCCTCCGATACTTCCGCCCTTGGTGGACTGAAGGATCGTGAACTTGGCGAGCAGCAGCGCCAGCACCCGCAAGCCCTCGCGCTCGAAGGTCTGCCAGATCGAGCCGGTGCCGCCGAGGAAGGCGTCTTCGTAGATCGAGGCGAGGGAGCGGATCTGATCTTCCTCGTTGCGGTATAGCTCCTCGGTGGCGCGGCGCTGGGCATCGACAGCGGCCTTGCGGCCTTCGGCCATAGCGGCGTCGGAGGCCTTGACCTGATCACCCCATCCGCCGGGTTTATTGAGGATTTCGTTGATGCCGCGATCCTGCGCGGCGGCGAATTGCTCATCCTCCTTCCGAAGACGCGCAAGCTTCTCAGCCTCGGTTTCGATCGCTTTCGCATTCTCGACGCGGGTGCGCGTCTCCGAAGTCTTGGTGGCCACGGTGCGCTTGGATGCAGCCTCCTCCGCCTCGATCCGAGCATTGGCCTTCTGCATCAGGGACAGCCGGAGTTGGCCCTGTTCCAGCAGATCCTTGTTGGCCTGCAGTTCCTTCTGCATGGCCTCGGCGCGGCGATCATTGGCATAATTGCCACCGAGATTGGCGGCCCTACCGCCGGTCGACACCGAGAGCTTGTCAATCTCGCCTTGGATGCGATCGACGTTCGCCTGGGCGAGCAGATTGTCGACGTTCTGCTGCGCCATCGCCGCGAAGCGACGGCTTCCGGTCGTCTCGTTAAGGCTGCGCAGCGCGTCGTCGGCGTCTTTCGCACGCGCTTTGAGGTCGATTAGCGAATTGCTGAAAAGGTCGGCGCCGTCCTTAGCCGCCTTGCCCGCTTCGCCTGCATTCAGGAGATTGGTGACAAGCGGAAGCATCGCCGACGCGACCGCCAGAATGCCCGGCAGTGCGATCCCTTTCAGTGCCGCGCCAAAGCCGACGCCCGCCGCCTTCATCTCGTCGAGCGCGTCGATCACCTGCGGTCCTTGCTGCACGATGATCAGGAAGGGCGAAGCGCCGCCGCCGAGTTGGACGCCGACGTCGGACACCTGCCGGCCGAAGTTCTTCGTCGCGGCGGCCCCGCGATCCGACATTTTGACGACCGCATTTTCTGCGCGCCCAGCAGACGTAACGATCGCCTTGGTCGTATTGTCGACAGTGCCGCCAAAGCGCCTGATATCGGCGTCCGCCTTGTCGACGTTCGCGATGAGATCGACGACGACACTATCAGCGGTAACGGCCATGAAGGGGAGATTGGTACTATCGCCAGCGCCAGCGTTACCGCCGTCACCAAAGCCATGATCAGTACCTCGACCAAGCCACCTTTAGTCGCAACGTACGTTGACAGCGTCCACGCTAATGACCATCACGTCAGTAGGCGAAAGGAGTGAGACATGACGGACGCTCAACGCCGTACTGCCATTATCGGCCTTATCAACCGACATACTGCGGCCAACACGGCCAGCAAGAGCGTTGCTCGCGCGTCGCTGATCAAAGAGGGTACTTACACCTCCGATGGTCAGGTGAAACTAGACCGCCGCGACCCGCAGTATCCGCGCAAGCAGGGTTGAGCCGGCTCGCAACGTCGTTCGTGCTAGGCTACCACGGCTGCGACGCCGAGGTGGCCGCCGAAATCATCAACCAGCGAGCCGAGCTAATCCATAGCGATCGAGATTTCGACTGGCTTGGGCCGGGCGCATATTTCTGGGAATCCGATCCGGTCAGGGCGCGAGAGTGGGCCGAGTGGAAGGTTGGCCGTGGCGATTACAAAGAGGCTGCCGTCGTCGGAGCGGTGATCGACCTCCGAAATTGCCTTGATCTTCAAAATGCCGAGGACCGTGAACTTATGAGGGCGGCTCACGGATCGTTTGCGATAGTCCAGAAGAAATCTGGATTGCCCATGCCCGTCAACAAGAGCGCTCCAGGCCAGCCAAATGCCGATCGGATACTCCGCTATCTCGATTGCGCAGTTTTCCGACATCTGCACAGCATCATTGATGAGCAGCCTGACGGACCATACCGCGTTGAGCCATTCGACACAGTCCGAGGAATGTTCACCGAGGGTGATGCGCTTTACGAGGGATGCGGCTTTACAGCCAGATCCCATGTCCAATTAGCGGTGCGCAACAACGCCTGCATCCTCGGACTTTTCTACCCGCCCGCCACATAGCTTAGTGCATGTGCGCCTTCATGGCGGCCCGGAGCATGTCGATCTTCTCGGGATCGGGGGCGGGCTTCTCGCCACTGTGACGGGCGTTCCATTCCGCCAGCATCCCGCCATATTGCCAGAAGTAGAGGTCACGCCAGTCCACGCCCATCATAGCACAGTTGACCATAACCTCATCTACGCGGAGCGCGGTTTCCTTGGGGGCTTTGCCGCCGGCGCCTTGGCCGGCGCGGCTTTTTTTGGCGGGTCGTAGCCCTCCACAGCGGCGCGGAGGATGGCGAGGGCGAGTGTCCACCGCTCGACGATCGGGGCGGTGTCGACGTAGGTTTCGACGAGGGACTTGGCGCGGATCGCGGAGACGTTGACCTCTGCGCCGTTCACCTCGCCCTTGCCGCCGCCGATCAGGCCCAGGCGGATAACTTCGCGGCAGTCGAAGGCGGATGCGCGGCCGAGATGCGGATTGCAGACTACCTCGCCCTCGATGACCGCGACGCCCGCGATCAGATCAGCATATAGCTCGATCGCGCCCTTGCGGCGCTGGTTGCCTGCGGCGTCGATATAGCCGCAGGTCTTCTCAAGCTCGATCTGCTGGGGGAGGAGGAGCGCGAACTTGTACTCGCCGTCCGCGAACGGCAGAATGATGTCGGTGGGCAGGCTCAAGAGGCCGGCACCCACTCCCAGCCACCGTGCGAGGCGATGGCGACCTCGCCAGAGCTATCGCCCTGATCGGTGAGGCTCATGTTCTGCGACGTCATCACGCCCTGATGCTCGTAATGGCCGAGGAGGACGCCTTCATCGGAACCGTCGCGCTTGTAGAGTTCGGTCTTGTAGTTCTTTCGGATGCCGAGTGCGGCTTCGAAGTCCTCGATCTGGTCGACGTTCACGAGACCCGAACCGGAAACATCCAACTGCTTGCCGTTCACGCGGACGGTGCGAACCGGCACCTGACCCGGCTTCTCGCAATCCTGCGTGAAACGGTCGGTGGTGTTTGCCGTCTTGTTGATATTGACGGACGTGATGCCGCAGAGGATTTCGAACACTTCCGTGGGCGTCGCGCCATTGCCCATGCGGACAAGTACGAAATCGGGATCGTTCGGGATCGACATGCGCAGCGCTCCAAGGTTCGGAGCGGAGGCTATGGGCGGTTAGGTTGGGTCGTTACCGCCGTCAGTAGAAACGAGGCGGAGCGCACGGCGGGCTTCGACGGCCTCGCGATCGGCGATAGCGTTAGTCGATATATCGATGCCCGACCGAAAGATCAGGGCGCGAAGTTCGAAAGCCAAGCGCTCCATGTGCTTGGCATCGTCGCCTCTCATCATCGAGCCGTTGCGCTCAAACTCGGCGAGCATGGTCTGAGAGACGTGATCTGGAACGATGCCAAGCTGCATCAGGCGCACGATGATCCGCCCGAAAAGTTCAGCCCGGATGTCCGCATCGGTCATTCCGGCGTGATGACACATCAGGAAAGGTGGCGCACGCGGAAGTTTTGAACGGTGTGATAGCCGCCCGCCTCTTGGGCATCCTGCAGAAGCTGCGCGCCAGTCCAGCGGATGCGCACCGTCCCGCCGCCTTCAAGCGGTAGGCGCTTGCCATCCAGTGCGACGGCGATTGCGTCCCCAATGCGGGAGGCGTGATCCTCGGCCGTTTCGATCAGCTGCGAGCCTTGGCGAACCCCGCTCGTGAAGCCGTGCACAGCAAAAATGCTCTCCGCCCCGTTTATGCACGCACCGCGAACCGGCGTGACGGCGCTCAGCACGCCTGTTTTGACGAGCGGCCAAGCCGGGTTCGCCGGGACGGTTTGCGGAAAAATGGAATCCGCCGGGATGATGGCGAGCAAGGGGGCATCGGCCTTCAATTCGGCGAGGGCTGCCCTCCTGATCTCCCGGTGCCGAGCGCGTGCCATCACAAACCTTTCAAAACATCGTTCACCACATTGCGGACCATCTTCGTCACTTCGGCGCGGTTTTTCTCGACTGCAGGCCTCATGTAGGGGCGCTCTGGCAGAGTGATCGTGTGCGGCTTTGTCCGCGGCAGGTAGGTCGACAAGATGTTGTCATCAGGCACGAACACAGCGAGACCGTTCCCGCCGATGAAATAGGCAGTCCCGCCGGGGTGATTGATCGTGCCGCCGAATTCTTGGATAGCGGCGTAGGGCGCATTGCTGCTGATCTGAACCTTCAACGGCTCGACCTGGTTGGTCTCGATGTTATTTGCCAGCGTCCCACTATCATTGTTAGGGGCAGTTCTGGGCGCAGATGGCTGATGGTTGGCGCCTGTGACCGCTCCGTCGGTAATGCTGTTCTGAGCATCAGTCTGGATTTGCTGGCCGGCCGCAAAGAGAGCCGCCCCGACCTTCCGAACCGCAGCGGGACCAGTGATCGCATCCAGGCGCTTCTTAAAGCGGTCGCCCCCTTTTACTTTAGCCATCGCCACGCCAGTCGATGCAAGATTTTCCAGATGGTCGCTTGGTTGACGCCAAACTCGCGGGCTAGCTCGTTCTGAGATTTTCCGACTGCGGCGCGAATTGCCTTAACGTCATCCTCGGTGAGTTTGGCGTTATGAACGTCTTCTCCCAATTTCATCGTGCCATGCTCGTAGCGGTCGGCTGCGTTTTCAGTGACCGTGCCCCACCGTAAATGCTGCGGATTAACGCAACCCTCATGGCCCATACCGCAAGAGTGCAGGGCCGCATGATCGGCGGATGGCGGCTCTCCATGCGCCTTGCGGCACATTTCCCGATGCGCGCCAACAAATTCTCCTGCCTCGTTGTTGAGACAGCCGTATCCATTTCCACGATCAGCGAATGGCCATTTCAAGCAATCTTCGCCGACGTGGGCGACATGCGCGATCAGCCAAGCGAGCGGCTCGCCAGATGCCGCCCTGAACTCGGCTCCCTTGTTTGGGTCACCGTATCTCCACCGGCGCTTATAGTGGGCACCGCAAAGCATCGAGCGGGAAGAGGCTCCCTGCTTTGAGCATCCAGGCATAGCGCATGGCCCATATTGGGTGGGGCGACGAACAGAAGCGAGAGGGTCGCCATACTTGCGCCACTTAGCGATATGAGCTGAACACCACCCGCGACCTTTCACCGGCTTGCCGCAGCCGGCGATCGAGCATAAGCCCGCCTTAGCCATTTCCGATCCTTCCGCGATCGTATTGGTTAGAGCCGAGCGTGGTGTTGGTAGCACCCGTTCGGCTCGAAGTTCCTTAGCGGAATCGTCGAATTTCGGCAAGGCTGCACTAGCCACGGCGCCCGCGCCCGCTATGATAGACGCTCATCGGATCGCGCTCCAACTGGCTGACGCGCCACACCCCGGCAAACGGGCCTTCCAGCACCTCGACCTGCGCATCGGTATCGATCGATCCGGAGAGGGTGGCGGCAAGGATGAGGAAGCGGACGTCGCCGTCTGCAAAGCCCTCTGCACGCATCGCCTCGGTGGCGGCGTCGAACTGAACCTGGCAGTCGCGGCGAACCTCGACACCGGGCGAGACGATCGACCCGCCGGCGTCATAGACCGCATCGGTGAAGGTGATGACCTGGGCGGGATGATAGGGGCCGCCAAAGACCGCGCTGATCTGCTGCGCGATCCCCGCGAACATGGCGGGCACGTCCATCAGAGCACCCAAGGGGGCAGGGGGCCAGCGTAGCCGTTGTATCCGGGGTTGCAGGGGCCGTCGGCGATACCGCCACTTACGCGAGGCCCAGCCTTCGATGCCCGGAGCAACGCCTGAAACTCGATGCCGTAGCGAGTGGCCTTATACCCGCCCTCTGCCGCGATCGTGGCGGCGGTATCGGAAAAGGCGACGTCGAAGCTACCGGACTTGAACCGGGTGACGCCAGAAGGGATCGAGCCCCCAGCACCACCGCCCACGCCGCCGATCGTCATGTTGTGAGCCGCCAGCGCCATCTCAGCAACAGCCCGGTCGCCCTCGATCCAGCTATCGTCGACAGCGCGGAGGCTGTCGGTCAGCCAGTATTGGATCGTCTCGTCAGGGACGGACGCGAATGCGGGATAGCGCATCTTGAGGGTGGCCGGGGTGGCGGGTTGATAGGCCATCCCCCATCGTCGATCGGGGAGACTTCGACCGTTACCGCCGTCAATGCCCCCCCCCCCAGAATTGGGAATGGTCGATCGCTGGGGGAGGTGATATCCCCACCTAGCCCTCAATCTGTTGGACCGGTGAGGGTGGAGGCGGCGGCGCGCTTTGTGAAACGGCGCGCCGCCGTCGTTCCGTCAGAGGCTGTTGTAGCCGCCGCGCTTGAGCTTGCCCCAAGTGTTCGGATAACCGTTCACCTGGCCGGTCTTGCCGGTGGCGACTTCCTCGTTGTGGCGGTCGGAATAATAGGCCGACTTGCCCTTGGCGCTGAGCTTGGCGACCAGCTTTGCTTCTTCGCTATCCATGTCGATTTCCTTCCAGTTCTACGGTGAAGACCTTTGCGACTTCCTCGGCCCCTACGAGCTTTGCGAAGCGGGCCATCTGCTCGTTATCGTTGCGCGCGGTGAAGGTGACGAACCTACCCGCGTGGCGCTTGGTGAAGGTCTGAAACATCTGGGCCAGAAGCGCGGGACGCTCCTCGCAGACGTAGATGTTGTCGATTTCCAGCCTATGCCCGTGGTCCGTCCACGAGCAGGTCGCAACGACGTTTGCCCCGTCCTTGATCGTGATACGCCATCCCTCGGCAGAGGCGCAGGGGAAGGGGCCGATGATCATGGTTACAGCACCCAACCTTTGGCTAGCAGTGCGCTCAAAACAATCTGAGCCGCCGCCGCATAGCCCGCATCAGTCATATGCACATCCGTAGGCTGGAATGCTGTAGGCAATTGGTCAAACCCGAACCGCGTTGCATCCGCATAAGGCTGTCCGGGACCGCCGAGAGCTACGAGAGCCGAGCGCCAATCCAGGAAGTTGTTTGGGTACAGCGCAGCTAGCTCAGCGTTCAACGCGGCGAGTTCATTATATCCAGTTGCGCCTAACCGTTCGTCAGCGGTGGGGTCATTCAGGATTGAGAATACAAGGAAGCGGCCCTCCGAGTACGTGTTGTAGTAATTTACCGCAGCCGCGATACCATCCTTTACGTCCTGCTGCCACGACGCGCCGTGAGCGAAGAAATCATTGCGGCCGAACTCGATCATGCCGATAGCGCCGTAAAGATTTACGCGCCTACGGACATTTGGCCACAGCGCATTAGCGGCAAGGCCGGGAAAGCCGTTGTTGAACACGGTGAGCGAGGGGCGCAGGGACTTTATAACTCCCGGCCAACACTTTTGCGCTGCGGTTGCGAACTGATCGCCAGTAGACCCGGTCGATGAGGCTTGCCCCGCAGTGAGACTATCGCCGTTACAGACGAGGTATCCCGCCAGCTTTTCTGGCTTTCGCGGGGCACCTACGATCCCGGCTGAAAAATCAGTCAGAAGGCCAGTGGATGACTTGCCTCCGATGCCCACACGAGTGGCGTTTTTCGGGCCGGATGTCGTACCAGTTTCAGCACCGTTAATACCTGTCACGGTGTTAACCAACGCCCCGTTCACAAGTAGACGAGCCTCGTCACCAACGGCCTGAAGCTCCATGACATCTCCTGCCACAGCGGTCCATGCATAGGTTGTCCCCACGACGCCAGCGCCTACGGTGTTGTCTTGGTTAACTCGGAAGAACCGCGATCCAGTTCCGGGGGTGTAATCGGCGGCAACGAAATTTCCGTTCCCCTGCAAGCGAACAACGAGGAACCGCGTGCTACGGCTGCTCGTCATTGTCGTGCGGACGTAATGATCCAGCGAGTCCATGTTTTTGCGGACCGCCGCCGTCGAACCGATGTTAGAGGTATCCGCAAGCCTAGCTTCATTCGACAGGATCGTGATGTTATTGGGGTTAACGCCAGTCACAAGCCAATCAGGGCTTGCCGATAGCAGGCCGTCAGCCCTGTCGAAATTGTCGGCAAAAGCCGTTATGCCGCTGGCTACTGCCGATGACGCCGAAGTGAGCGTTTGGGCTGAACCATTAGTGCCGCGATACGAGAGCGAGAAACCGTTATCGAGACCCTGTACAACGTAGGTTGTCGCTGTTGCACCGGGGATAACCAGTCCATCGCGCAGCCACTGCATATTGTTTGTATAAGCACCCGGCGTTGCGGTTAGCGTCTGCCCCACA is drawn from Sphingomonas crocodyli and contains these coding sequences:
- a CDS encoding phage tail protein, producing the protein MSKKVLTPLLIAGAIAVNVIPGVGQAISASVFLGTSASAATAVAIGSGFVTAVTSLGVTAALGVAGGALGPKSPKATLSQLDRLSASINPSASRKFVFGRGPFGSDIRYVEPSGTDQEYVDYIIACAAHRVDSIDELWIDDLLAWTPGTGPQGKYAGYLTVTPVLEGNALNTVPINGGLKWGSTRRLTGCAYIHVRIKRTGNSKKAESPFVSGLSSRLTIVGNGAPVYDPRFDSTVPGGSGSQRANDQSTWAFTASGLGQGRNLALQTLTYQLGWRINGKLSVGPGTPPQRINLASYITAANLCDEDILRADGSTEKRYTGAGVFGEDMEPAAVLDAQCTACNGAIRDAGGKLELIVRHNDLADVAVDLTDDDILGPGTWEPVEDLEQTYNVVRGRYVDPSANSLYQLVDYPEVRIAANDGVDRVLPLDLPLIDGVARAQRIAKQVLQRRQYRGKFSAEFGARAWNAKVGDIVRVTLSAAGWVNKPFRVEAQLISITGSCPMVLREESNEIYRWEQDDRAGVEAAPPTRYDPTNAPYIRALYDGSVEYADGTTIEALKPAEPGATFGMAPDEAAELAQLQADTAAALIAIAEAEERIDEIEGTISVPIDELEARILAAEGDISTLETGIATANSGISSLWTAVSNVEGDLASITTRVGAAETSIETQQLAIDTLDTDVAQITTDLSTANANISLNATAITTLQGAQSTLESTVSAQGASITTLQSTTGTLSGQVATLTTTVTASSANLAPNGGFEDGLAGYSGAGFALNPAGQPAHVYSSVDSYMHGPLFDVTPGETYTPSADLYFIADTGIYYVGLTWRDASGAILPSVGYSATAQAIRGTSFPTTLDQRSRVTVIAPPGAVKAAIYVADTGVTGLAYKAVRRIKVELGSTMSAYSGEASITQSFETLTTLTMNYASLSSTVSVQGVTVSSHSTAISTLNGDVNTLFGRYGVEIGVGGYWTGFVLNNNGSRGDAIFNVDYFGIGKSGVFTELPFQVVGSNVRIKNVQIQNAAIDTLKLAGNAVTVPLVISSGGSHVGDGTYQEIVSGGITLDQAGVVFISTVVTQVYVATGVAFELRIRVNGSVVGSVGGGAVQVAVPCVAALSLGAGTHSISLEWFAPPSITMASDITYVQGAKR
- a CDS encoding DUF6950 family protein, which encodes MTRRVDWEHRLADYLDSVRTKRYAFGSHDCMMHAANAVKAMTGTDYARGLRRKYRSMASGIRLLREIGFDSIPALVTAKLGDQIPPALARRGDIVLFEGSTGVAMTDFAYFVGNVEGEPEGLVRVPRAQWEGAWRVT
- a CDS encoding phage tail length tape measure family protein encodes the protein MSDRGAAATKNFGRQVSDVGVQLGGGASPFLIIVQQGPQVIDALDEMKAAGVGFGAALKGIALPGILAVASAMLPLVTNLLNAGEAGKAAKDGADLFSNSLIDLKARAKDADDALRSLNETTGSRRFAAMAQQNVDNLLAQANVDRIQGEIDKLSVSTGGRAANLGGNYANDRRAEAMQKELQANKDLLEQGQLRLSLMQKANARIEAEEAASKRTVATKTSETRTRVENAKAIETEAEKLARLRKEDEQFAAAQDRGINEILNKPGGWGDQVKASDAAMAEGRKAAVDAQRRATEELYRNEEDQIRSLASIYEDAFLGGTGSIWQTFEREGLRVLALLLAKFTILQSTKGGSIGGNLSSAFSSVAGSFFGRASGGYTAGGQMVRVNESAAPGRVEGWQPLGAGHVIPLGRMNAARPGGGVTVMQTIQVDAKGAVMNDQFAEMILARSGQQAIEVGRVAASAAQSGTMRTLQRPRLPGSLG
- a CDS encoding GTA-gp10 family protein, giving the protein MSLPTDIILPFADGEYKFALLLPQQIELEKTCGYIDAAGNQRRKGAIELYADLIAGVAVIEGEVVCNPHLGRASAFDCREVIRLGLIGGGKGEVNGAEVNVSAIRAKSLVETYVDTAPIVERWTLALAILRAAVEGYDPPKKAAPAKAPAAKPPRKPRSA
- the gp17 gene encoding tail completion protein gp17 translates to MARARHREIRRAALAELKADAPLLAIIPADSIFPQTVPANPAWPLVKTGVLSAVTPVRGACINGAESIFAVHGFTSGVRQGSQLIETAEDHASRIGDAIAVALDGKRLPLEGGGTVRIRWTGAQLLQDAQEAGGYHTVQNFRVRHLS
- a CDS encoding HK97-gp10 family putative phage morphogenesis protein, translated to MAKVKGGDRFKKRLDAITGPAAVRKVGAALFAAGQQIQTDAQNSITDGAVTGANHQPSAPRTAPNNDSGTLANNIETNQVEPLKVQISSNAPYAAIQEFGGTINHPGGTAYFIGGNGLAVFVPDDNILSTYLPRTKPHTITLPERPYMRPAVEKNRAEVTKMVRNVVNDVLKGL